A single Equus quagga isolate Etosha38 chromosome 8, UCLA_HA_Equagga_1.0, whole genome shotgun sequence DNA region contains:
- the LOC124243496 gene encoding olfactory receptor 9A4: MLGNQSSATEFYLLGFPGSEELHHILFAIFFFLYSVTLMGNTVIIVIVCVDKRLKSPMYFFLGHLSALEILVTSIIVPVMLWGLLLPEMQTISLTACVTQLFLYLSVGTTEFVLLGAMAVDRYVAVCNPLRYNIIMNSRTCNFVVIVSWVFGFLFQIWPVYATFHLSFCKSNVVNSFSCDRGQLLKLSCNNTLFMEFILFLMAVFVLFGSLIPTFISYTYVISIILKIPSASGRRKAFSTCASHFTCVVIGYGSCLFLYVKPKQTQAAEYNRAVPLLLSVVTPFLNPFIFTLQNDKVIEALRDGGKRCCQLFRS; this comes from the coding sequence ATGTTGGGGAATCAGTCTAGTGCCACTGAATTTTATCTCCTTGGCTTCCCTGGCTCCGAAGAACTACATCACATTTTGTTTGCtatattctttttcctctacTCAGTGACATTAATGGGAAATACAGTCATCATTGTGATTGTCTGTGTTGATAAACGTCTGAAGTcccccatgtatttcttccttggCCACCTCTCTGCCTTGGAGATCCTGGTGACATCCATTATCGTCCCCGTGATGCTCTGGGGGTTGCTGCTCCCTGAGATGCAGACAATATCTCTGACTGCATGTGTCACCCAGCTCTTCCTGTATCTTTCTGTGGGGACCACGGAGTTTGTATTACTGGGAGCGATGGCTGTGGACCGTTATGTGGCAGTCTGCAACCCTCTGAGGTACAACATCATTATGAACAGCCGCACCTGCAACTTTGTGGTAATTGTGTCGTGGGTCTTTGGGTTCCTTTTTCAAATTTGGCCAGTTTATGCCACATTTCATCTTTCCTTCTGCAAATCAAATGTGGTGAACAGTTTTTCCTGTGACCGAGGGCAATTGCTCAAACTATCCTGCAATAACACTCTTTTCATGGAGTTTATCCTCTTCTTAATggctgtttttgttctttttggttcTTTGATCCCTACATTTATCTCCTACACCTACGTCATCTCCATCATCCTCAAgatcccctcagcctctggccgGAGGAAAGCCTTCTCTACATGTGCCTCCCACTTCACTTGTGTCGTGATCGGCTACGGCAGCTGCCTGTTCCTCTATGTGAAACCCAAGCAAACGCAGGCAGCTGAGTACAACAGGGCTGTTCCCTTGTTGCTTTCAGTAGTTACTCCTTTCCTCAACCCTTTCATCTTCACCCTCCAAAATGACAAAGTTATAGAGGCCCTTAGGGATGGAGGGAAACGATGCTGTCAACTATTCAGGAGCTAG